A window of Paenibacillus polygoni contains these coding sequences:
- the liaF gene encoding cell wall-active antibiotics response protein LiaF: MANRFIGAVLLIGIGLLVLLHILNGGDFSLSYLISTYWPVIFLYLGFSSLKDKNWIGGLILLYLGAHFLSNNLGYSYFSFRALFRYAVPIGLIGGGLYVLLSPRRRDRKHDQRTKEDEEYVVPPSPPVEPSPLYSDFDKQFEQKFGSAKVDDDNKKYEQARQQSHYGNNDNNDVHFHDENEKINKSTFIGDIRLGDDYYELKPTNISQFIGDTVIDLTKAQIPYGETRIHISSFIGDIKVFAPRDMEIGIMVNSNSFIGDMDVLSNSKQGFMSNAVAETPGYREAGKKVRIIISVFIGDVKVNSVG, from the coding sequence ATGGCAAACCGTTTTATCGGAGCTGTACTGCTTATCGGAATAGGATTATTGGTGTTACTTCACATATTAAATGGAGGCGATTTTAGTCTTAGCTATCTCATCTCCACATATTGGCCAGTCATTTTTTTGTATCTTGGATTCAGTTCCTTGAAAGACAAAAATTGGATAGGTGGTTTAATATTGCTGTATCTTGGCGCACATTTCTTAAGTAATAACCTTGGATATTCTTATTTCTCTTTCCGAGCTCTGTTCCGTTATGCCGTACCTATAGGTTTAATTGGAGGCGGCCTTTATGTACTGTTAAGTCCGCGAAGAAGGGATCGTAAACATGATCAGAGAACAAAAGAAGATGAAGAATATGTAGTTCCACCTTCACCGCCTGTTGAACCAAGTCCGCTTTACTCTGATTTTGATAAACAGTTTGAGCAAAAGTTTGGATCAGCCAAGGTAGACGATGATAACAAGAAGTATGAACAAGCGAGACAGCAGAGTCATTATGGAAATAATGACAATAACGATGTACATTTTCATGATGAAAATGAAAAAATAAACAAATCGACTTTTATTGGCGATATTCGTCTCGGAGATGATTATTACGAATTGAAACCAACCAATATATCTCAGTTCATTGGAGATACCGTAATTGATTTAACGAAAGCACAAATTCCGTATGGAGAGACACGAATTCATATCTCTAGCTTTATCGGGGACATCAAAGTCTTTGCTCCTAGAGATATGGAGATTGGGATTATGGTAAATTCCAATTCGTTCATCGGTGACATGGATGTTCTCAGTAATTCGAAACAAGGTTTTATGAGTAATGCGGTCGCAGAAACTCCCGGTTATAGAGAAGCTGGAAAGAAAGTACGTATTATTATTAGCGTTTTTATCGGTGACGTCAAAGTGAATTCGGTAGGTTAA
- a CDS encoding S1C family serine protease codes for MSENNNNRYNREEDEREYSRSGDQRSPENNGESYYYSYGPFQSINSDGKEQSSNNVDEVEVTPPDPIKPVPTMLERNSSGYARSTHSSTNTGTGQSENNGNGGNRNWNYNQKPKKSNFKTGVVSFFAGMIVVSLLMFTADRMNLFTPDTALSGNETTQNGGSSDNNGSTNTGNSGVTTSLPVGSTDISGVVSKVSPAVVKIETLSKSSSNSSRQNNSYYNDPLYQYFFGGNGTNGSSNNSNNGSSEDQLVPIGIGSGFIFEKEGYILTNEHVISGADVIQVTLEDNTKPYEATLLGSSKDLDLAVLKIEGNNDFPVATLGDSDSIKVGEWLVAIGNPEGFEHTVTAGVLSAKDRTITISDESTGKPNEYKNLLQTDASINPGNSGGPLLNLKGEVIGMNVAVSADAQGIGFAIPSSVIQEVVDKLKNNEEIPKEPEPFIGASLMNLTPEVAKQMGTELTEGSVVTNLIYQSPAYSADLRPYDIITGISGKKYATAQDLIEQIQAKNVGDVITLNVNRDGKDIEIKVTIGNKNDYNTESSSQSVQP; via the coding sequence ATGAGCGAGAATAACAATAATCGTTATAACCGTGAAGAGGACGAACGTGAATACAGTAGAAGCGGCGATCAACGTTCTCCCGAAAACAATGGTGAATCTTACTACTACTCATATGGACCATTTCAATCGATTAACTCCGACGGAAAAGAACAGAGTTCAAACAATGTTGATGAAGTAGAAGTAACACCGCCAGATCCAATTAAACCGGTTCCGACGATGCTTGAACGCAATTCAAGCGGCTATGCACGGTCTACTCATTCAAGTACGAATACAGGAACAGGGCAAAGTGAAAACAATGGAAACGGCGGGAATCGCAACTGGAACTACAACCAAAAACCGAAGAAATCCAATTTTAAAACAGGGGTTGTTTCCTTTTTTGCCGGCATGATCGTTGTATCACTGTTGATGTTCACCGCAGACCGTATGAACTTGTTTACTCCGGACACTGCATTATCAGGGAATGAAACAACGCAAAACGGGGGTTCTAGTGACAATAACGGTTCGACAAACACAGGGAATTCGGGGGTGACGACTTCACTTCCCGTGGGATCTACTGACATTTCGGGCGTGGTAAGTAAAGTAAGTCCTGCTGTTGTTAAAATCGAAACTTTGTCTAAATCAAGCTCCAATAGTTCTAGACAAAACAATTCTTATTACAATGATCCTCTTTATCAATATTTCTTTGGTGGCAATGGAACGAATGGAAGCAGCAATAACAGCAATAATGGTTCGTCTGAGGATCAACTTGTACCGATTGGCATTGGTTCAGGATTTATTTTTGAAAAAGAAGGCTATATTCTTACGAATGAGCATGTGATCTCCGGTGCAGACGTAATTCAAGTTACGCTTGAAGATAATACAAAGCCTTATGAAGCTACGCTTCTAGGAAGCAGCAAAGACCTTGACCTTGCCGTTCTGAAAATTGAAGGAAATAATGATTTCCCAGTAGCAACCCTGGGCGACTCGGATAGTATTAAAGTAGGTGAGTGGCTGGTTGCGATCGGAAACCCAGAAGGGTTTGAACATACGGTAACCGCTGGTGTACTAAGTGCAAAAGATCGTACGATTACGATTAGTGATGAAAGTACTGGAAAACCAAATGAATATAAAAATTTACTCCAAACCGATGCGTCTATTAACCCAGGTAACTCCGGCGGACCTTTGCTTAACTTAAAGGGCGAAGTCATTGGTATGAATGTGGCAGTTAGTGCAGATGCACAAGGAATTGGATTTGCGATCCCATCTTCTGTTATTCAGGAAGTTGTAGATAAACTGAAAAACAATGAAGAAATTCCGAAAGAACCAGAACCATTTATTGGAGCTTCTTTGATGAACTTGACTCCAGAAGTTGCAAAACAAATGGGAACAGAACTCACAGAGGGTTCTGTGGTGACCAACTTAATCTATCAATCTCCAGCGTATTCTGCGGACCTTCGTCCTTATGACATTATTACAGGGATTAGCGGTAAGAAATATGCGACTGCACAAGATTTGATTGAACAAATTCAAGCAAAAAATGTGGGTGATGTTATTACACTCAATGTAAATCGCGATGGAAAAGATATTGAAATTAAAGTAACCATTGGTAACAAAAATGATTACAACACGGAAAGCAGTTCACAAAGCGTGCAGCCTTAA
- a CDS encoding response regulator transcription factor, with protein sequence MRSTILVIDDDEKIISMLRRGLAFEGYDVLTAANGAEGLQKMLEADPDVVVLDVMMPKVDGFEVCRRVREGGSNVPILMLTAKDEIEQRVKGLDLGADDYLVKPFALEELLARVRALLRRKTETSGESSNRLSFEDILLDYDSREVHRAGVRLDLTAKEFELLYLFMQNPKRVLSRDLIMDKIWGFDYSGESNVLEVYIAMLRQKTEEHGGKRVIQTIRGAGYILRGDS encoded by the coding sequence GTGCGTTCAACGATATTAGTTATTGATGATGACGAAAAAATCATTTCCATGCTAAGAAGAGGTTTAGCATTTGAAGGTTACGATGTATTAACTGCGGCAAACGGAGCGGAAGGGCTTCAAAAGATGCTGGAAGCCGATCCTGACGTTGTTGTTCTTGATGTCATGATGCCAAAAGTAGACGGATTTGAAGTATGCAGAAGGGTTCGCGAAGGAGGAAGCAATGTTCCGATCCTAATGCTTACGGCTAAAGATGAGATTGAACAACGAGTCAAGGGACTGGATCTTGGGGCAGATGACTATTTAGTGAAGCCATTTGCGCTTGAAGAGTTGCTTGCACGGGTACGAGCATTACTACGTCGTAAAACGGAGACAAGCGGGGAGAGCAGTAATCGGCTCAGTTTTGAAGACATCTTACTCGATTATGATTCTCGAGAAGTACACCGTGCTGGAGTACGGCTTGATCTGACAGCAAAAGAATTTGAACTCCTATATCTGTTTATGCAAAATCCAAAACGTGTGTTATCGAGAGACTTGATTATGGATAAAATATGGGGATTCGATTATAGCGGAGAATCGAATGTACTTGAGGTATATATCGCAATGTTGCGTCAAAAAACAGAAGAACATGGAGGAAAACGTGTAATTCAGACCATTCGCGGTGCAGGTTACATTTTGAGAGGAGACTCCTAG
- a CDS encoding putative sporulation protein YtxC produces the protein MELFAVWTEVNSQSAEDCFYRFIKNKTKGLHISKQGFRFSFRKHGGKAAWICKGTESHPGFKEGLPRMYQIMAAGVADYILDQKEEEQLGHILKRECVNMDAEELSRVKTICEPLLRSRFETEQGTRERRHAKLTEGLLQGMKEIPIIHLDGVLRFRMQSYKKELHEIVEYALDEFYMDRQYEEFMSLLKYFVYFQETKVPLVHVVHKDQHEFVLYDEYMRPMVLPPDESVVMEMPGIELEMEVEDMIISRLISISPKKMKLHTQTEDFPVIRSITQIFEDRVEICHNCRHCRNVKETGQLALDEEESLEL, from the coding sequence GTGGAATTGTTCGCGGTATGGACAGAAGTTAACAGCCAATCAGCAGAAGATTGCTTTTATCGATTTATCAAAAATAAAACAAAAGGTCTACATATAAGTAAACAAGGCTTTCGATTTTCCTTTAGGAAACATGGAGGCAAGGCAGCATGGATATGTAAAGGAACGGAAAGTCATCCTGGTTTTAAGGAAGGTTTGCCACGGATGTATCAGATTATGGCTGCAGGTGTAGCTGATTACATTCTTGATCAAAAAGAAGAGGAACAGCTGGGTCACATCCTGAAGCGAGAATGCGTAAATATGGATGCTGAGGAACTTTCAAGGGTCAAAACAATATGCGAACCGCTGCTGAGATCAAGATTCGAAACAGAGCAGGGGACAAGAGAACGAAGGCATGCCAAGCTAACGGAAGGGCTTCTACAAGGAATGAAAGAAATACCTATAATTCATCTGGATGGAGTACTGCGATTTCGGATGCAGAGTTATAAGAAAGAACTTCATGAAATTGTGGAATATGCACTAGATGAATTTTATATGGATCGGCAGTATGAGGAGTTTATGAGTCTTTTGAAATATTTTGTTTATTTCCAAGAGACGAAGGTGCCTCTCGTGCATGTTGTGCATAAAGATCAGCACGAATTTGTCTTGTATGATGAATACATGCGTCCTATGGTACTTCCTCCCGATGAAAGTGTCGTTATGGAAATGCCAGGTATAGAACTTGAAATGGAAGTCGAAGATATGATTATCAGCAGGCTGATCTCCATTTCTCCGAAGAAAATGAAACTGCATACACAGACAGAAGATTTTCCGGTTATCCGATCCATTACACAGATTTTTGAAGATCGAGTGGAAATTTGCCATAATTGCAGACATTGCCGCAACGTGAAAGAAACGGGACAGCTGGCGCTTGACGAAGAGGAATCTTTGGAATTATAA
- a CDS encoding 3D domain-containing protein codes for MIHRVIRRCSSAVLLMMLICFSSNDLAIAFHVQQSEPDEAREVLAPPTKQVVGTVNVTATGYTAGYESTGKGPNHPLYGITYSGVKVHRNKQGVSTIAADPSLFPLGTVLYIPGYGYGIVADTGSAIKGSKIDLYFPTIKAVYSEWGKKDVQVQVIKLGKGKCTEQMLEQLGDAIMVNQSIPDALLNEEI; via the coding sequence ATGATACACCGAGTGATTCGGCGATGTTCTTCAGCTGTTTTGCTGATGATGCTGATTTGTTTTTCTAGTAATGACTTAGCTATTGCCTTTCATGTACAACAAAGTGAGCCGGATGAAGCAAGAGAAGTGCTCGCTCCGCCAACAAAACAGGTGGTCGGTACAGTAAATGTAACGGCAACGGGTTATACTGCCGGATATGAATCAACAGGAAAAGGTCCGAATCATCCACTATATGGCATCACTTATTCGGGTGTAAAAGTACACCGGAATAAACAAGGGGTTTCGACCATTGCCGCAGACCCTTCCTTATTCCCCCTCGGGACGGTCCTTTATATTCCGGGGTACGGATATGGAATTGTAGCTGATACAGGATCTGCTATTAAAGGCTCCAAGATTGATCTGTATTTTCCAACGATTAAGGCGGTATACAGTGAGTGGGGCAAAAAAGATGTGCAGGTTCAAGTAATCAAGCTGGGGAAAGGGAAATGTACGGAACAAATGCTAGAGCAGCTCGGAGATGCGATCATGGTCAATCAGAGCATTCCGGATGCCTTGCTGAATGAAGAAATATAA
- a CDS encoding response regulator codes for MIVDDHDMVRMGLKTYISLDPTFEVVSEGKDGQHALHTLQTSNPEQLPELILMDLMMPVMNGVEATRAILSEYPDMKIIILTSFLEDHLVLEAIESGAVSYVLKTISAEELVYALQGAKRGMPVMTNDISQALTRGLRHKTVQDDDSGMTEREREVLLLIAEGKNNKDISEELHISIKTVKTHVSNLLMKCEMDDRTQLAIYAHRKGWVNP; via the coding sequence ATGATTGTAGATGATCATGATATGGTCAGAATGGGACTAAAAACATACATAAGTTTGGATCCTACTTTTGAAGTGGTATCGGAAGGTAAAGATGGACAACATGCCTTACATACGTTACAGACCTCTAATCCCGAACAATTACCCGAACTGATTCTTATGGATTTAATGATGCCTGTGATGAATGGAGTCGAAGCGACAAGAGCCATACTATCTGAATACCCGGACATGAAAATCATTATATTAACCAGTTTTCTTGAGGACCATTTGGTGCTCGAAGCGATTGAATCTGGGGCAGTCAGTTATGTGCTTAAAACGATTTCCGCTGAGGAGCTTGTTTACGCATTACAGGGGGCAAAACGCGGTATGCCCGTAATGACAAATGATATCTCTCAAGCGCTTACTCGGGGACTTAGACATAAAACAGTTCAGGACGATGACTCCGGAATGACAGAAAGGGAACGAGAAGTTCTATTGCTCATTGCTGAAGGGAAGAATAATAAGGATATATCGGAAGAACTACATATCAGCATCAAAACCGTCAAAACTCATGTGAGTAATCTGTTGATGAAATGTGAGATGGATGACCGGACACAGCTAGCGATTTATGCTCACCGTAAAGGCTGGGTGAATCCATAA
- a CDS encoding 4-hydroxy-3-methylbut-2-enyl diphosphate reductase — translation MEVLRISPRGYCYGVVDAMVLARQAASNLDLPRPIYILGMIVHNSHVTHSFEDEGIITLDGPNRLEILKQVDKGTVIFTAHGVSPEVRKIAREKGLTTVDATCPDVTKTHDLIREKSAEGYQIIYIGKKGHPEPEGAIGIAPDSVHLIEKEEEIEALDIPKGKIIITNQTTMSQWDIKNIMKKLLQKFPGAEVHNEICLATQVRQEAVAEQAGQADLVIVVGDPRSNNSNRLAQVSEEIAGVTAYRISDVTEIKQEWLKGINKVAVTSGASTPTPITKEVINYLEQYDANNPETWEIQRTVNMKKLLPPVKKVKS, via the coding sequence ATGGAAGTACTACGAATTTCACCACGTGGATATTGTTATGGTGTGGTAGACGCTATGGTGCTGGCACGACAAGCAGCAAGCAACTTGGATCTGCCAAGACCCATTTATATACTCGGTATGATTGTGCATAACAGTCATGTGACGCATTCTTTTGAAGATGAAGGCATCATTACACTGGATGGGCCAAACCGTCTTGAAATATTGAAACAGGTAGACAAAGGTACTGTCATTTTCACTGCACACGGTGTCTCTCCTGAGGTGCGTAAGATTGCGCGGGAGAAAGGACTCACGACAGTGGATGCGACTTGTCCTGATGTAACCAAAACGCATGACCTCATTAGAGAAAAATCTGCTGAGGGTTATCAGATTATTTATATCGGTAAAAAAGGGCATCCCGAACCCGAAGGAGCGATCGGCATTGCTCCGGATTCGGTACATCTCATTGAGAAAGAAGAAGAGATTGAGGCTCTTGATATCCCGAAAGGGAAAATCATTATTACCAATCAGACGACGATGAGTCAGTGGGATATTAAGAACATTATGAAAAAGTTACTCCAGAAGTTCCCAGGAGCTGAAGTTCATAATGAAATCTGTCTTGCTACTCAGGTACGTCAAGAGGCGGTTGCAGAACAAGCAGGGCAAGCAGATCTTGTCATTGTGGTAGGCGATCCTCGCAGTAATAACTCCAATCGTCTTGCACAAGTATCTGAGGAGATTGCTGGGGTAACTGCTTACCGGATTTCGGATGTTACCGAAATCAAACAGGAATGGCTCAAAGGCATCAACAAGGTCGCTGTTACTTCGGGTGCTTCGACACCAACGCCGATTACAAAAGAAGTCATTAATTATTTGGAACAATACGATGCGAATAATCCGGAGACATGGGAAATTCAGCGTACAGTGAATATGAAGAAGTTGCTCCCGCCAGTGAAAAAAGTGAAATCGTAA
- a CDS encoding sensor histidine kinase codes for MKMIFRTVKWELLLFFLMNSVVTVGILYSASRKGYAESAMPETWLYYLALIVVTTLIIGYIAGLRVQRRIDVLNLNMLQVTKGNLSSRIDEDEDASFSGVFPQFNRMMDAIEERMKWVQRLGEQEVIEKEKAAEAAVLEERRRMARDLHDTVSQQLFAMHMSASALPSLLKQHQEQGNIVLEQLITMSQTAQKQMRALIAQLRPVELENRSLEEALDAWFPDYCRQNGLKGIKEQEFIGGISEAIEHQMFLIIQEAMANIVKHAGASLVSLSIREEERRIVFSVSDNGKGFRPEEAGRQGSYGLMTMKERAEKLGGNVDIIAHPGAGTTIRVNIPKFKSDS; via the coding sequence ATGAAGATGATATTTCGAACGGTTAAATGGGAGTTGTTGTTATTTTTCTTAATGAATAGTGTAGTTACAGTGGGGATTCTTTATAGCGCCTCTCGAAAAGGGTATGCAGAATCAGCGATGCCTGAGACCTGGCTTTACTATCTAGCACTCATTGTAGTTACAACCCTGATTATTGGTTATATAGCTGGGCTGCGTGTCCAGCGTAGAATAGATGTGCTGAATCTCAATATGCTGCAGGTAACGAAAGGTAACCTTTCTTCTCGAATTGATGAGGATGAGGATGCTTCTTTTTCCGGGGTGTTTCCGCAATTTAACAGGATGATGGATGCCATCGAAGAGCGGATGAAATGGGTACAGAGATTGGGAGAACAAGAGGTAATTGAGAAGGAAAAAGCGGCAGAAGCAGCTGTGCTCGAAGAACGGAGAAGAATGGCCCGAGATTTACACGACACCGTAAGCCAGCAATTATTTGCTATGCACATGTCTGCTTCTGCTCTGCCATCGTTACTCAAACAGCATCAAGAACAAGGAAATATAGTACTTGAACAACTAATCACAATGTCACAAACTGCTCAAAAGCAGATGAGAGCGCTCATTGCTCAGCTAAGACCTGTAGAACTGGAGAACCGAAGTCTGGAAGAAGCACTTGACGCCTGGTTCCCCGATTATTGCAGACAAAATGGACTAAAGGGAATAAAAGAACAAGAGTTTATTGGCGGGATTTCGGAAGCCATCGAACATCAGATGTTTCTTATTATTCAAGAAGCAATGGCTAATATTGTGAAGCATGCCGGGGCAAGCCTCGTCAGTTTGTCGATACGAGAAGAGGAGAGACGAATTGTATTTAGTGTTAGTGATAACGGTAAAGGATTTCGTCCGGAAGAAGCAGGAAGGCAAGGTTCTTATGGGCTGATGACAATGAAGGAACGAGCTGAGAAATTAGGAGGAAATGTAGATATTATTGCACACCCGGGAGCAGGAACGACGATCAGGGTGAATATACCTAAGTTTAAGTCTGATTCGTAA
- the thrS gene encoding threonine--tRNA ligase, whose amino-acid sequence MSVSIKLPDGSVREYENGASILDVAASISSGLKKNALAGKMDGIVVDLSTPLREGALVEIVTYDSPEGLEVLRHSTAHLLAQAVKRLFGSKEVFLGVGPVIEDGFYYDMDLEHALNPEDLQKIEKEMERIVNENLPIVRKEVSREEAIRIFEEVQDPYKLELIRDLPEDSIISIYEQGEFFDLCRGPHVPSTGKIKVFKLMNVAGAYWRGDSKNKMLQRVYGTAFAKKAQLEEHLHYLEEAKKRDHRKLGKELNMFTFSQLVGQGLPIWLPNGAKLRRTLERYIVDLEESLGYKHVYTPVLGNVELYKTSGHLEHYEEDMFPRMVLDNEELVLRPMNCPHHMMVYKSEMHSYRDLPVRIAELGMQHRYEMSGALTGLHRVRAMTLNDSHIFCRPDQIKEEFARVIELIMIAYKDFGIHDYRFRLSYRDPQDTEKYFPNDEMWEMSQRMLKEVVESLDMPFYEAEGEAAFYGPKLDVQVKTALGKEETLSTVQLDFLLPERFELEYVGDDGQKHRPVVIHRGILGTMERFTAFLLENYAGNLPLWLSPVQAKVIPVSVHFEKYAREVEEQLRRGGITVEADLRNEKLGYKIREAQLEKIPYMFIVGENEMNDGSVSIRKRGEGDLGAKPLAEVVQMLQEEIRTHQV is encoded by the coding sequence ATGTCAGTAAGTATTAAATTACCAGATGGTTCTGTTCGTGAATATGAGAATGGAGCTAGTATCCTTGATGTAGCTGCTTCCATTAGCAGTGGACTCAAAAAAAATGCACTTGCAGGTAAAATGGATGGGATTGTTGTCGATCTTTCTACTCCACTACGTGAAGGTGCACTTGTAGAAATCGTAACTTATGATTCACCTGAAGGGCTTGAAGTGCTTCGCCATAGTACAGCGCATTTGCTGGCACAAGCCGTAAAACGTCTGTTTGGCAGCAAAGAAGTCTTCTTGGGTGTAGGACCTGTGATTGAGGATGGATTCTATTATGATATGGATCTCGAACATGCACTGAATCCAGAAGATCTGCAAAAGATCGAGAAAGAAATGGAACGTATCGTAAATGAGAACCTGCCTATCGTTCGTAAGGAAGTAAGCAGAGAAGAAGCCATTCGCATCTTTGAAGAAGTTCAAGACCCTTATAAACTGGAACTCATTCGTGACTTGCCAGAAGACAGCATCATTTCGATCTATGAGCAAGGCGAATTCTTCGACCTTTGCCGTGGACCGCATGTCCCTTCTACTGGAAAAATCAAAGTGTTTAAGCTGATGAACGTAGCCGGCGCATACTGGCGCGGAGACAGCAAAAATAAAATGCTTCAACGGGTATACGGCACTGCATTTGCTAAAAAAGCACAGCTGGAAGAACATCTTCATTACTTGGAAGAAGCAAAAAAACGCGATCACCGTAAACTTGGTAAAGAACTTAACATGTTTACTTTTTCACAGCTTGTGGGTCAAGGTCTTCCGATCTGGCTTCCAAACGGAGCAAAACTGCGCCGTACGCTAGAACGCTATATTGTAGACCTGGAAGAAAGTCTTGGTTACAAACATGTATATACTCCTGTCCTAGGAAATGTTGAACTATACAAAACTTCTGGACATTTAGAGCACTATGAGGAAGATATGTTCCCAAGAATGGTACTCGACAACGAAGAACTTGTACTTCGTCCAATGAACTGTCCTCACCATATGATGGTATATAAGAGTGAAATGCACAGTTATCGTGATTTGCCGGTTCGTATTGCAGAGCTTGGTATGCAGCACCGTTATGAAATGTCAGGAGCACTGACAGGTTTGCATCGTGTTCGTGCGATGACGCTTAACGATTCTCATATTTTCTGCCGTCCGGATCAGATCAAAGAAGAGTTTGCTCGTGTTATTGAGCTGATTATGATTGCTTATAAAGATTTTGGTATTCACGACTACCGCTTCCGTCTGTCTTATCGCGATCCTCAGGATACTGAGAAATACTTCCCGAATGATGAGATGTGGGAAATGTCCCAGCGTATGTTGAAGGAAGTTGTAGAAAGTCTAGATATGCCGTTCTATGAAGCTGAAGGGGAAGCTGCTTTCTATGGTCCTAAACTTGATGTTCAAGTTAAAACTGCACTGGGTAAAGAAGAAACACTATCGACTGTTCAGCTCGACTTCTTGCTTCCAGAGCGTTTTGAACTGGAGTATGTAGGTGATGATGGACAAAAACACCGCCCAGTTGTTATCCACCGCGGTATTTTGGGAACTATGGAACGTTTCACTGCATTCTTGCTCGAAAATTATGCAGGTAATTTGCCGCTTTGGCTGTCTCCAGTTCAAGCAAAAGTAATTCCTGTATCTGTTCATTTCGAGAAGTATGCTCGTGAAGTGGAAGAACAGCTTAGACGCGGAGGAATCACTGTAGAAGCAGATCTGCGTAATGAGAAACTCGGCTATAAGATTCGTGAAGCTCAGCTAGAGAAAATTCCTTATATGTTCATCGTAGGGGAAAACGAGATGAATGACGGCAGTGTCTCCATCCGTAAACGTGGTGAAGGAGATTTAGGAGCAAAACCTTTGGCTGAGGTAGTACAAATGCTGCAAGAGGAAATTCGTACACACCAAGTCTAA
- a CDS encoding sensor histidine kinase has translation MSIRLRLTLWYSGLLAAVLLLFGSIIYALVYHYAYQDVENEILRQTSSLSKKMAVVVVPNSDFTEELNLLLPEEANQLADLQIYVQLYNYENNKVVTSKNLNNFNFEVPATIQEAMENEGWKRMLVDKTPFLVYQFPFTYTIQGTTEQVSGLLQVGSITASEDKLMDRLLFIMVYVSIITIMLAMSVGLFLARKSMRPLVDIINAANGIQSGNDLSVRIEYDGPQDEIGKLIGTVNKMLARTEGFFKELEDAYAAQRRFVSDASHELRTPLTTIRGNTDFLKKLWDPEADGSKQMSDEMRKEITLEAIDDISDEGKRMSRLVNDMLSLARADTGQTIELHPIPLSILVKEVARRAHHLERTAEWSYGDLEVLNGVYVLGNKDYLQQMLFIFIENAFKYTPEGTVTLDAVVYNGQVGLKISDTGIGMDKDEVPYIFDRFYRADESRGVTKGTGLGLSIAKWIIEEHGGSVEVLTKLNEGTTFIIWLPLVLAPPLE, from the coding sequence ATGTCCATCCGGTTACGGCTAACTTTATGGTATTCAGGCTTGCTCGCTGCCGTACTGTTGCTTTTTGGGTCCATTATTTATGCGCTTGTGTATCATTATGCATACCAGGATGTCGAGAATGAAATTTTGAGACAAACCAGTAGTCTTAGCAAGAAGATGGCCGTTGTGGTGGTGCCTAACTCCGATTTTACTGAAGAGCTTAATTTGTTGTTACCGGAAGAGGCGAATCAACTCGCAGACCTGCAAATCTATGTACAGCTATATAACTATGAGAATAATAAAGTGGTGACTTCAAAAAACCTGAATAACTTTAATTTTGAGGTTCCTGCAACCATACAAGAGGCGATGGAAAATGAAGGGTGGAAACGGATGCTCGTGGATAAGACTCCGTTTCTTGTCTATCAATTCCCATTCACCTATACGATTCAAGGAACGACAGAACAGGTTAGCGGTCTGCTGCAGGTAGGATCGATTACGGCTTCAGAAGACAAATTAATGGATCGTCTGCTTTTTATTATGGTGTATGTATCCATTATTACGATTATGCTTGCTATGAGTGTAGGGCTGTTTCTGGCCCGTAAGTCGATGCGGCCGCTGGTGGATATTATTAATGCAGCGAACGGCATTCAGTCCGGGAACGATCTTAGTGTACGGATTGAGTACGATGGTCCGCAAGATGAAATAGGGAAGCTTATAGGAACGGTAAATAAGATGCTTGCTCGTACAGAAGGGTTCTTCAAAGAACTTGAGGATGCATATGCTGCGCAAAGGCGCTTTGTTTCCGACGCATCCCACGAGCTGAGAACACCGCTTACCACGATTCGCGGGAATACCGATTTTCTGAAGAAGCTATGGGATCCCGAGGCGGATGGCAGTAAGCAAATGAGCGATGAGATGAGAAAAGAAATTACCTTAGAAGCCATTGATGACATTTCAGACGAAGGCAAACGAATGAGTCGTCTGGTGAATGATATGTTATCACTAGCGAGAGCTGACACAGGCCAGACCATTGAGCTTCATCCAATTCCACTGTCTATCCTTGTGAAGGAAGTGGCTCGCAGAGCGCACCATCTTGAACGGACGGCAGAGTGGAGTTATGGAGATCTCGAAGTGCTGAACGGTGTATATGTGCTGGGAAATAAAGATTACTTGCAGCAAATGTTATTTATCTTTATTGAGAACGCCTTTAAATATACACCGGAGGGAACCGTAACGCTTGATGCAGTCGTTTATAATGGTCAGGTAGGCCTTAAGATCAGTGATACGGGGATCGGGATGGATAAAGATGAAGTTCCCTATATCTTTGATCGTTTCTACAGAGCAGATGAATCCCGCGGGGTTACAAAAGGAACAGGGCTTGGCCTGTCGATAGCCAAATGGATTATTGAGGAGCATGGCGGTTCTGTAGAAGTTCTGACGAAGCTGAATGAAGGTACGACTTTCATTATATGGCTTCCGTTGGTGTTGGCTCCCCCTCTTGAATAA